Proteins encoded together in one Anaerococcus murdochii window:
- a CDS encoding COG1361 S-layer family protein, giving the protein MNENENNQAEMSTNVKNQPKIMISYYQLNPQIPQAGKSFDLSFGLYNTNSKNTIYNLKATIEQNLGAQPQNSGGNNAMVSDGSVFSPVNQSNSFYVAALYPWNTANKHITMNVLPNAVAGNYVINLAIEYEDADGNQYKTTEAIGIPVVQRAGVTMSELKSDELMVGNPTEMSINIYNTGKDNLNTFMCDVIGKGIKIENDRKFIGNFNTGTQETFSFTATPTRAGEIEGQIMLSYEDSTGKVHTQTKDFKKEAMEGMPEDMGADMNGEMTHEMGVEDPNMGGGSVLTSPFLWIGLIVILILAGILYKKKKGKKEDEELLIDDED; this is encoded by the coding sequence ATGAATGAAAACGAAAACAACCAAGCTGAAATGTCAACTAATGTTAAAAACCAACCAAAGATAATGATTTCATACTACCAGCTAAATCCTCAAATTCCTCAAGCTGGCAAGAGTTTTGACCTATCATTTGGCCTTTATAATACAAACTCAAAAAACACCATCTACAACCTAAAGGCAACTATTGAGCAAAATCTTGGAGCCCAACCACAAAATTCAGGCGGTAATAATGCTATGGTTTCAGATGGATCAGTATTTTCTCCTGTAAACCAATCGAATTCATTTTATGTGGCAGCTCTTTATCCTTGGAATACAGCCAACAAACATATAACCATGAATGTTTTGCCAAATGCAGTTGCAGGTAATTATGTAATTAATCTTGCAATCGAATACGAAGACGCAGATGGCAACCAATATAAAACTACAGAGGCTATTGGCATTCCTGTTGTCCAAAGGGCGGGCGTTACCATGAGTGAATTAAAATCTGACGAACTTATGGTCGGAAATCCTACTGAAATGTCGATAAATATCTACAATACCGGCAAGGATAACCTAAACACTTTCATGTGCGATGTAATAGGCAAGGGAATTAAAATCGAAAACGATAGGAAATTTATAGGTAATTTTAACACCGGCACCCAAGAGACCTTCTCTTTTACAGCTACTCCAACAAGGGCTGGCGAGATAGAAGGCCAAATCATGTTATCTTACGAAGACTCTACAGGCAAGGTCCACACCCAAACAAAGGACTTTAAAAAAGAAGCCATGGAAGGCATGCCTGAAGATATGGGTGCTGACATGAATGGGGAGATGACCCATGAAATGGGAGTGGAAGATCCTAACATGGGTGGGGGTTCAGTTTTAACATCACCTTTCCTATGGATTGGCTTAATTGTAATTCTAATCCTTGCTGGCATTTTATACAAAAAGAAAAAAGGCAAGAAAGAAGACGAGGAGTTGTTGATAGACGATGAAGATTAG
- a CDS encoding ABC transporter ATP-binding protein, which translates to MSLIEVRNLKKYYKLGGTIIKALDGINIDINKGEFIALLGTSGSGKSTLLNMLAGLERPTKGTISYGNIDLTKLSEVQITKFRNLNIGFVFQSYNLLPYLSAWENVALPLTFKGIPASQRKKEAEKILEAVGLSHRMNNKPNELSGGQQQRVSIARAFVGRPSIIFADEPTGNLDTKTSFEIMQLIKDIITENDQTFIMVTHDEEMTEFADRTLFMRDGKLDKVHEKLSIDEVL; encoded by the coding sequence ATGAGTCTAATAGAAGTTAGAAATTTAAAAAAATACTACAAGCTAGGTGGGACTATAATTAAGGCCTTGGATGGTATAAATATAGACATTAATAAGGGCGAATTTATAGCCCTTCTTGGGACATCAGGTTCTGGTAAATCAACTCTTTTGAATATGCTTGCAGGACTTGAAAGACCTACTAAGGGGACAATTTCTTATGGAAATATTGACCTAACAAAACTTAGCGAAGTTCAGATTACCAAGTTTAGAAACTTAAATATTGGATTTGTTTTTCAGTCTTATAACCTTCTTCCATATCTTTCTGCTTGGGAAAATGTGGCCTTGCCACTTACTTTTAAGGGGATACCTGCAAGCCAGAGAAAAAAGGAAGCCGAGAAAATCCTAGAAGCAGTTGGACTTTCTCATAGGATGAATAATAAGCCAAACGAATTATCAGGTGGCCAGCAACAGAGAGTTTCAATAGCCAGAGCCTTTGTCGGAAGGCCATCCATAATTTTTGCAGACGAGCCAACAGGAAACCTTGATACAAAGACATCTTTTGAAATCATGCAATTAATCAAGGATATAATTACAGAAAATGACCAGACCTTCATAATGGTAACCCACGATGAAGAAATGACAGAATTTGCCGATAGGACCCTCTTTATGAGAGATGGTAAGCTTGATAAGGTCCACGAAAAACTAAGTATAGACGAGGTACTATAG
- a CDS encoding lipid II:glycine glycyltransferase FemX — protein MILDKENKILVEKYNNFVKNSPYGHFQQDMRWADLKSNWESVYFYIEEAGEIKAALSLIYIKDQKVGKNFFYGPRGPVCDPKNLEDFTKLIEEAGDFARENDGFLLRIDPYLPYDADMEKSFKKAGIIFRRDKRRSSQPLLNMVLDINGRSEEEILSSFSKNTRKHLRKSYRDGIYTKTMDEEGLDILYKEIEETALRANIGHRPYSYFKSLYELFKDQIRLSIGYYQDMPVCSSLLLCYGNRATSLYGGSNDEYKTMGQNYQLNFEEIKYCIENNIRYYDMGGIFETDGTDGLYNFKKKFTEDNVFETVGELDVVIDQDQYDLYMKNLNPHYEREENESNRS, from the coding sequence ATGATATTAGATAAAGAAAATAAAATTTTAGTAGAAAAATATAATAACTTTGTGAAAAATTCCCCCTATGGTCACTTCCAACAGGATATGAGGTGGGCTGACCTTAAAAGCAATTGGGAGAGTGTCTATTTTTATATAGAGGAAGCGGGAGAAATTAAAGCAGCTTTGTCGCTTATTTATATAAAAGACCAAAAGGTTGGCAAAAACTTTTTCTATGGCCCAAGGGGCCCTGTTTGCGACCCTAAAAATCTAGAAGACTTCACCAAATTAATAGAAGAAGCAGGTGATTTTGCCAGAGAAAATGACGGATTTCTTTTAAGGATAGACCCATACTTGCCTTATGATGCTGATATGGAAAAATCATTTAAGAAGGCTGGCATCATTTTTAGACGAGATAAGAGAAGGTCTAGCCAACCTTTGCTAAATATGGTTCTTGATATAAATGGCAGGAGCGAGGAAGAAATTTTATCAAGCTTTAGTAAAAATACTAGAAAACACCTTAGAAAATCTTATAGGGACGGAATTTACACAAAAACTATGGACGAGGAAGGCCTTGATATTCTTTATAAAGAAATAGAAGAGACAGCCCTTAGGGCAAATATTGGCCATAGACCTTATAGTTATTTCAAAAGTTTATATGAATTATTTAAAGACCAAATAAGACTTTCTATAGGATATTACCAAGATATGCCAGTTTGCTCTTCGCTTCTTCTTTGTTATGGAAACAGGGCAACATCGCTTTATGGCGGGTCAAATGATGAGTATAAGACAATGGGCCAAAATTACCAGCTTAATTTTGAAGAGATTAAATATTGTATAGAAAATAATATTAGATACTACGATATGGGCGGGATTTTTGAAACTGACGGCACAGATGGTCTCTATAATTTCAAGAAAAAATTCACTGAAGACAATGTTTTTGAAACTGTGGGAGAACTAGATGTAGTTATTGACCAAGACCAATATGACCTTTATATGAAAAATCTAAACCCACATTACGAGAGAGAAGAAAATGAGTCTAATAGAAGTTAG
- a CDS encoding 8-oxo-dGTP diphosphatase: MKTVLMNMLKIYNEETGQVLVLDKVKKYGWEGLTFPGGKVEIGESFEDSVIREAKEETNLDIKNPKLVGLITWISDEGKDVGLIYETSDFEGNLVEENREGKLFWMDYEEFKNTNPKSMSMDHILKIYEGEYREVFWDFRNGKEKISYF; encoded by the coding sequence ATGAAAACTGTTTTAATGAATATGTTAAAAATTTATAATGAAGAAACTGGTCAAGTCTTAGTTTTAGATAAGGTTAAGAAATACGGTTGGGAAGGACTCACTTTTCCTGGTGGCAAGGTAGAAATTGGCGAATCTTTTGAAGACTCTGTCATTAGGGAAGCTAAGGAAGAAACCAACCTTGATATAAAAAATCCAAAACTTGTAGGTCTTATTACCTGGATTTCAGATGAAGGAAAAGACGTTGGTCTAATCTATGAAACTAGCGATTTTGAAGGAAACTTGGTAGAAGAAAACAGGGAAGGCAAACTCTTTTGGATGGATTATGAAGAATTTAAAAATACCAACCCAAAATCCATGTCCATGGACCATATCCTAAAAATCTATGAAGGAGAATACAGGGAAGTCTTTTGGGATTTTAGGAATGGCAAGGAGAAAATATCTTATTTTTAA
- the ileS gene encoding isoleucine--tRNA ligase, translating into MCDLKFEEVNSKDVKAREAKLKDYWNEIDLLEETFKTRENADEYVIYDGPPTANGKPGIHHVIARTLKDMTSRYKNMKGYKVLKKAGWDTHGLPVEIEVEKQLGFHDKNDIEEYGIEKFNHLCKESVWKYSDMWRDMSDRMAFLYDMDHPYVTMDNNYIETEWWLLDQAFKKGYIYEGAKVMPYCPRCGTGLASHEVAQGYEFEKTITLTVRFKKKDADNEYFLAWTTTPWTLPSNLALAVNPELTYVKVFDKEDDCYYYMAKSLMGKLMDKRDYEVVEEMKGTDLELLEYEQLMPYVKTQPGKAFKVILADYVSAEDGTGIVHIAPAFGEDDYQACRKYDLDFIQPVDLEGRFTETPWKGEFVFDTNEAIWRHLQEEGKVFAKETMEHNYPHCWRCHTPLIYYARPSWYIEMSKFSGKMVENNQTVNWFPQTIGDKRFGNWLENVKDWAISRSRYWGTPLNIWRCECGHTDTVASRAELKERAIEDISEDIELHRPYVDNVHIKCDKCGGTMTRVPDVLDVWFDSGAMPFAQLHYPFENKELFEKGYYPADFICEGIDQTRGWFYSLMAISTITMGRSPYKNVLVNDLVVDKNGQKMSKSRGNTLDPFELFDKYGADAVRFYSLYVSPAWMQTKFDEKGLVEVKNNFFRTFENVYNFFSLYAGTDGLSLSDIKSFEGVEVDGIDRWLYSRLNSLIKSYYEEMEQFEYNKVVHEISDFVVEDLSNWYIRRNRKRFWSQELTDSKKSVYKTTYDVLVALTKLIAPITPFIAEEIFQKLTGEKTVHTELLPQVNESLIDTKLEADMDLVRKIVNLGRASREKEAIKVRQPLSKIIVDGSYKDRLEKLLPLIKEELNVKEVDFEDDLSAFMDYFLKPDFRVVGRIFQSKVNDFAKYLGQTDAKTFIDQVNEGPVKLEIGGEEFEVSKDYLDIRISAKEGFDVEIDGNVFVILDTEITEDLKDEGYAREFISKIQNLRKDSGFEVTDRINISYEADADLAKSLDKFAEEIKKETLADKLEKINLDVNPIELNDKEIKISLERL; encoded by the coding sequence ATGTGCGATTTGAAATTTGAAGAAGTAAATTCCAAAGATGTTAAGGCCAGAGAAGCCAAATTAAAAGACTATTGGAATGAAATTGACCTTTTAGAGGAAACCTTTAAGACACGTGAAAATGCAGATGAATACGTAATCTACGACGGACCTCCAACTGCCAACGGTAAGCCAGGTATCCACCACGTTATAGCAAGGACCCTAAAGGATATGACCAGCCGTTATAAAAATATGAAGGGCTACAAGGTTCTTAAGAAAGCTGGTTGGGACACCCACGGTTTGCCAGTAGAAATCGAGGTTGAAAAGCAATTAGGTTTCCATGACAAAAACGATATAGAAGAATATGGTATAGAAAAATTCAACCATTTATGTAAGGAGTCAGTTTGGAAATATTCAGATATGTGGAGAGACATGTCAGATAGGATGGCTTTCCTTTATGATATGGACCACCCATATGTAACTATGGATAATAATTACATAGAAACTGAGTGGTGGCTATTAGACCAAGCCTTCAAAAAGGGCTATATCTACGAAGGTGCCAAGGTTATGCCATATTGTCCAAGATGTGGTACAGGTCTTGCCAGCCACGAAGTTGCCCAAGGTTATGAATTTGAAAAGACCATCACCCTTACAGTTAGGTTTAAGAAGAAAGATGCTGACAATGAGTATTTCCTAGCATGGACCACTACACCATGGACTCTTCCATCAAACTTAGCCCTTGCAGTAAATCCTGAATTAACTTATGTAAAAGTTTTTGACAAGGAAGATGATTGCTATTATTACATGGCCAAATCTTTGATGGGAAAACTCATGGATAAGAGGGACTACGAAGTAGTTGAGGAAATGAAGGGTACTGACCTTGAGCTTTTAGAATATGAGCAATTGATGCCATATGTTAAAACCCAACCAGGCAAGGCCTTTAAGGTTATCCTTGCTGATTATGTTTCTGCAGAAGACGGTACAGGTATTGTCCATATCGCTCCAGCCTTTGGTGAGGACGACTACCAAGCTTGCAGGAAATACGACCTAGACTTTATCCAACCAGTTGACCTTGAAGGTAGGTTTACAGAAACACCTTGGAAAGGCGAATTTGTTTTTGATACAAACGAAGCAATCTGGAGACATCTCCAAGAAGAAGGCAAGGTTTTTGCCAAAGAAACCATGGAACACAACTATCCACACTGCTGGAGATGCCATACACCACTAATTTATTATGCAAGACCATCTTGGTATATAGAAATGTCTAAATTCTCAGGAAAGATGGTAGAAAATAACCAAACAGTAAACTGGTTCCCACAAACTATAGGTGATAAGAGGTTTGGAAACTGGCTAGAAAATGTCAAAGATTGGGCAATTTCAAGATCTAGATATTGGGGAACACCTCTAAATATTTGGAGATGTGAATGTGGCCACACTGATACAGTTGCAAGTCGTGCTGAACTTAAAGAACGAGCTATAGAAGATATTTCAGAAGATATTGAACTTCATAGACCATATGTAGATAATGTTCACATCAAGTGTGACAAGTGCGGTGGCACGATGACAAGGGTTCCTGATGTATTAGACGTTTGGTTTGACTCTGGAGCCATGCCTTTTGCCCAACTTCACTACCCATTTGAAAATAAAGAATTATTTGAAAAAGGCTATTATCCAGCAGACTTTATCTGCGAAGGTATAGACCAAACAAGAGGTTGGTTCTACTCACTAATGGCAATTTCAACCATTACCATGGGCAGGTCTCCATATAAAAATGTTCTTGTAAACGACCTAGTTGTAGATAAGAACGGTCAAAAAATGTCAAAATCTAGAGGAAATACCCTAGATCCATTCGAACTTTTCGACAAGTATGGAGCAGATGCAGTGAGATTTTATTCCCTATATGTATCTCCAGCTTGGATGCAGACAAAGTTTGACGAAAAAGGCCTTGTGGAAGTTAAAAATAACTTCTTTAGGACTTTTGAAAATGTTTATAACTTCTTTAGCCTATATGCAGGCACAGATGGCCTAAGTCTTTCTGACATCAAGTCCTTTGAGGGAGTAGAAGTAGACGGAATTGACCGCTGGTTATATTCAAGACTAAATTCCCTAATCAAGTCCTACTACGAAGAAATGGAACAATTTGAATACAACAAGGTAGTTCACGAAATATCTGACTTTGTTGTAGAAGATTTATCAAATTGGTATATCAGACGTAATAGAAAGAGATTTTGGTCACAAGAATTAACTGATTCTAAGAAATCTGTTTACAAAACAACCTATGATGTTCTTGTAGCTTTAACTAAGCTAATTGCACCAATCACACCATTTATAGCTGAGGAAATTTTCCAAAAACTAACTGGTGAAAAAACTGTTCACACAGAACTTTTACCTCAAGTAAATGAAAGTCTAATTGATACAAAATTAGAAGCTGATATGGACCTTGTAAGAAAGATTGTTAACCTTGGCCGTGCTTCAAGAGAAAAAGAAGCAATCAAGGTACGTCAACCACTTTCAAAGATAATTGTAGATGGATCTTACAAAGATAGGCTTGAAAAGCTCCTTCCACTTATAAAAGAAGAATTAAATGTCAAGGAAGTCGACTTTGAAGACGACCTATCAGCCTTCATGGATTATTTCCTAAAACCAGACTTTAGAGTTGTGGGTAGGATTTTCCAATCAAAGGTAAATGACTTTGCAAAATATCTTGGACAAACAGACGCCAAGACCTTTATCGATCAGGTAAATGAGGGGCCTGTTAAGTTAGAAATTGGTGGGGAAGAATTTGAAGTTAGCAAAGATTATCTAGATATAAGAATTTCTGCCAAGGAAGGCTTTGACGTTGAAATCGACGGTAATGTCTTTGTAATCCTTGATACAGAAATCACTGAGGACCTAAAAGACGAAGGTTATGCGAGAGAATTTATCTCAAAAATCCAAAACCTAAGAAAGGATTCTGGTTTTGAGGTAACTGATAGGATCAATATTTCCTATGAGGCAGACGCTGACCTAGCCAAATCCCTAGATAAGTTTGCAGAAGAAATCAAAAAAGAAACCCTTGCCGATAAGCTTGAAAAGATAAACTTGGATGTAAACCCAATCGAACTTAACGATAAGGAAATCAAAATTAGTCTTGAAAGACTATAG
- a CDS encoding glutathione peroxidase, with translation MTTIYDFTVKNDKGEDVSLDKYAGKVLLIVNTATKCGFTKQYDGLEELYKKYKDQGFEILDFPCNQFAGQAPGTIEEINNFCALNFGTSFDRFDKIDVNGENESPLYTYLKDQISGKISKKIRWNFTKFLIDKNGVPVKRYDSMKKPANIAKDIKELLNA, from the coding sequence ATGACAACAATTTATGATTTTACAGTAAAAAATGATAAGGGAGAGGACGTAAGCCTAGACAAATATGCGGGCAAAGTCCTTTTGATAGTAAATACTGCGACCAAGTGTGGTTTTACCAAACAATATGATGGCCTGGAAGAACTTTATAAAAAATATAAGGACCAAGGTTTTGAAATCCTAGATTTTCCTTGCAACCAATTTGCAGGCCAGGCCCCAGGTACAATCGAAGAGATCAACAATTTCTGCGCCTTAAATTTCGGTACAAGTTTTGATCGTTTTGATAAAATTGATGTAAATGGTGAAAATGAATCACCATTATATACTTATCTAAAAGATCAAATTTCTGGTAAAATTTCCAAAAAAATCAGGTGGAATTTTACAAAATTCTTGATTGATAAAAACGGAGTACCAGTTAAGAGATATGATTCTATGAAAAAACCTGCAAATATTGCAAAAGACATAAAGGAGCTTTTAAATGCTTAG
- a CDS encoding MetQ/NlpA family ABC transporter substrate-binding protein, with the protein MKLTSKIALALGLIVTLTACGSGADKKEEAPKEEAKTETKNTGDAAKSTDPVHIKIGVVGEYNEVLEEVIKRYEKGTGNTVELVKFADYNQPNEALLAGDIDLNAYQHYKFLQEFNDDKGSDLVSIGDTMLAPITLYSHKVKNLDEIGEGAKIAIPNDPSNGSRALFLLQDAGLIKVDGEAGDIIGTDKITENPKKLEIVEMDASQTARSLDDVDCAVVNDTFALDAGLDKKNGIYVEDPKSESVKQYINLIAARKEDENNPAYKEFVKYYQTDETKADFERITKGAWLPAWDN; encoded by the coding sequence ATGAAATTAACTAGCAAAATAGCCCTAGCACTAGGATTAATAGTGACTCTAACAGCATGTGGAAGCGGAGCGGACAAAAAGGAAGAAGCTCCAAAGGAAGAAGCAAAAACAGAAACAAAAAATACAGGTGATGCAGCAAAATCAACTGATCCAGTTCACATCAAAATAGGTGTAGTTGGTGAATACAACGAAGTATTAGAAGAAGTAATCAAAAGATATGAAAAGGGTACAGGCAATACTGTAGAACTTGTAAAATTTGCAGACTATAACCAACCAAACGAAGCTCTATTAGCAGGCGATATTGATCTAAATGCTTACCAACACTATAAATTTCTACAAGAATTTAACGACGATAAGGGAAGCGACCTTGTATCTATAGGAGATACAATGCTTGCACCAATAACCCTATATTCTCACAAGGTTAAAAATCTTGATGAAATTGGCGAAGGAGCAAAAATAGCTATTCCAAATGACCCATCAAACGGATCAAGAGCCCTATTCCTTCTTCAAGACGCTGGTCTAATCAAAGTTGACGGCGAAGCTGGAGATATAATTGGTACAGATAAAATCACAGAAAATCCTAAAAAACTTGAAATTGTAGAAATGGATGCATCACAAACTGCAAGAAGTCTTGATGACGTAGATTGTGCAGTAGTAAATGACACCTTCGCTCTAGATGCTGGCCTAGATAAGAAAAATGGAATCTATGTAGAAGATCCAAAAAGCGAATCAGTAAAACAATACATCAACCTAATAGCAGCAAGAAAAGAAGACGAAAACAACCCAGCCTACAAAGAATTCGTAAAATATTATCAAACAGACGAAACAAAAGCAGACTTTGAAAGAATAACAAAGGGTGCTTGGTTACCAGCTTGGGATAATTAA
- a CDS encoding methionine ABC transporter permease: MGFFDYSLSIKDRIISDFKITLYMLIVSAIFAGILGLILGVIMVVTDKDRILENKLVYSILDKLTNLFRAIPFVILLALIAPFTKVIVGTRIGATAAIVPLTLSTVPFFARQVEQALADVDGGKVEAAEAMGLSPIEIIIRVYLREGLPSLIRASSITLISLLGLTAMAGTVGAGGIGDLAIAMGYQRYKDDVVIVSVILILIIVYLIQGIANYLIRKTSH; the protein is encoded by the coding sequence ATGGGATTTTTTGATTATTCCCTATCCATAAAAGATAGGATTATAAGCGATTTTAAAATAACACTTTATATGCTAATAGTATCTGCAATTTTTGCAGGCATACTTGGCCTAATCTTGGGTGTAATAATGGTAGTCACAGACAAGGATAGGATTTTAGAAAACAAGTTGGTTTACAGCATTTTAGATAAGTTAACCAACCTTTTTAGGGCCATACCTTTTGTAATCTTATTAGCCCTCATAGCTCCCTTTACTAAAGTTATAGTAGGAACAAGGATTGGAGCGACTGCAGCAATAGTGCCACTAACATTATCGACAGTTCCATTTTTTGCAAGACAGGTTGAACAAGCTCTTGCAGATGTGGATGGGGGAAAGGTTGAAGCGGCAGAAGCTATGGGACTAAGCCCTATCGAAATTATTATCAGGGTCTACCTAAGAGAAGGACTTCCAAGTTTGATCAGGGCCTCATCTATTACCCTAATTTCCCTCTTGGGACTTACCGCTATGGCGGGCACTGTTGGTGCTGGTGGTATAGGCGATTTAGCCATAGCCATGGGCTACCAAAGATATAAAGACGATGTAGTAATAGTATCAGTTATACTAATTTTAATTATTGTCTACCTAATTCAAGGTATAGCTAACTACCTAATTAGAAAGACAAGTCATTAA
- a CDS encoding methionine ABC transporter ATP-binding protein codes for MIELKNITVDFDGFKAVDDVSLTIKEQDTFGIVGFSGAGKSTLVRTINLLQRPTSGEVLIDGENLLDLSNKDLRNRRKKIGMIFQHFNLLNNLTVIDNVIFPIKKDKSLTKEEKRQKALDLLDTVGIKDKADSYPSELSGGQQQRCAIARALASEPEILLCDEATSALDPKTTKQILKLLKDLNDKLKLTVVIITHQMDVVKDLCNKCAVMQDGKVIESGSTLDIFSNPKNKLTREFVETSTNIAETIEEVKSNVGILKDDEVLAKLSYLGQSTTEPIINELYEKFGVRTNILAGNIEFINGTPVGNLIVSFKGDDDNLVEVSNYLKDKGTNLEILGGKDGIF; via the coding sequence ATGATAGAATTAAAAAATATAACAGTAGACTTTGATGGATTCAAAGCTGTAGATGATGTTAGTTTAACAATTAAAGAACAAGACACCTTTGGAATTGTAGGTTTTTCGGGAGCTGGCAAGTCAACACTTGTTAGGACCATAAACCTCCTCCAAAGACCAACAAGTGGCGAGGTTCTAATTGACGGAGAAAACCTCCTAGACTTATCAAATAAGGACCTAAGGAATAGGAGAAAAAAGATTGGCATGATTTTCCAACATTTTAACCTCTTAAATAACCTTACAGTTATTGACAATGTAATATTTCCCATAAAAAAAGATAAGTCCTTGACCAAGGAAGAAAAAAGGCAAAAAGCCCTAGACCTTTTAGATACAGTAGGAATCAAGGATAAGGCTGATTCTTATCCGAGCGAATTATCTGGTGGCCAGCAACAAAGGTGCGCCATAGCAAGGGCCCTAGCTTCAGAACCAGAGATCTTACTTTGTGATGAGGCCACAAGTGCCCTAGACCCAAAGACAACCAAGCAAATCTTGAAGTTGCTTAAGGACTTAAATGATAAATTAAAGCTAACCGTAGTAATAATCACCCACCAAATGGACGTGGTCAAAGACCTTTGCAATAAATGTGCAGTCATGCAAGATGGCAAGGTTATAGAATCTGGGTCGACCTTGGATATATTTTCAAATCCAAAAAATAAACTAACCAGGGAATTTGTTGAGACATCTACAAATATTGCTGAAACAATTGAGGAAGTTAAGTCCAACGTTGGAATCCTAAAGGATGATGAGGTCCTAGCAAAATTATCATATCTGGGTCAATCAACAACAGAACCAATTATCAATGAATTATACGAAAAGTTTGGAGTTAGGACAAATATTCTAGCAGGAAATATAGAGTTTATCAATGGAACACCAGTCGGCAACTTAATCGTAAGCTTTAAAGGCGATGACGATAATTTAGTTGAAGTAAGTAATTATCTAAAAGATAAGGGTACTAACTTAGAAATATTAGGAGGTAAGGATGGGATTTTTTGA
- a CDS encoding M20 metallopeptidase family protein, which yields MTLVDRIKTEIELNKEDIIKTRRYLHENPEVSSKEFETSKYLKKRCEEIGLIVEEVPGSTGFTALLDTGRPGKTLGIRTDLDGLAIEEDPYNLKGKKQVVSKNPGVSHACGHDSHMTIAIISAKILKDLADEIKGKIYFIFEEAEETGAGIGPMLDHLKDKGLDAVYGNHQSPSLDVGKFSITEGPAYAGCAGLDFDIIGKGGHGSRPDKAVNPLIATAHIITALNSAWNNQLDLEKPVSLGIGVINGGSAANVICDRANVKGTLRFFDLDEGKKALELVKNVADLTAKAHGCSVAFNDYSKIVAEPVINDENLAKEVKKSLKSLYEDALIASPKLWISESFYGYSKLCPSIFINFGTRNEAEGKASDLHTAKFDLDERGIDYGLGLAIKFAIDFLKESDK from the coding sequence ATGACTTTAGTAGATAGGATAAAAACTGAAATAGAATTGAATAAAGAAGACATAATAAAGACCCGTAGGTACTTGCATGAAAATCCAGAAGTGTCAAGCAAGGAGTTTGAAACAAGCAAGTATCTTAAGAAAAGATGCGAAGAAATAGGCCTCATCGTTGAAGAAGTGCCTGGTTCAACTGGTTTTACTGCCCTACTTGACACAGGCAGGCCTGGAAAGACTCTTGGTATAAGGACTGACCTTGACGGTCTTGCAATCGAGGAAGATCCTTACAATCTCAAAGGAAAAAAGCAGGTTGTATCCAAAAATCCAGGAGTATCCCATGCATGTGGCCACGATAGCCACATGACTATAGCGATTATAAGTGCCAAAATCCTAAAGGACTTGGCAGATGAAATCAAGGGTAAAATCTACTTTATCTTTGAAGAAGCCGAAGAAACCGGTGCAGGCATTGGGCCGATGCTAGATCATTTGAAAGATAAGGGTCTTGATGCAGTTTACGGCAACCACCAAAGCCCAAGCCTAGATGTTGGGAAATTTTCCATAACAGAAGGCCCTGCCTATGCGGGTTGCGCTGGCCTTGACTTTGATATAATAGGGAAAGGCGGCCACGGTTCAAGGCCTGATAAGGCAGTCAATCCTCTGATAGCCACAGCCCATATCATAACAGCCCTAAATTCTGCTTGGAACAACCAATTAGATTTGGAAAAGCCGGTTAGCCTTGGTATTGGGGTAATAAACGGCGGTTCAGCTGCAAATGTCATTTGTGATAGGGCAAATGTGAAGGGAACCTTGAGGTTTTTCGACCTAGATGAAGGCAAAAAAGCCCTTGAACTTGTGAAAAACGTTGCGGACCTTACCGCCAAAGCCCATGGATGTTCAGTAGCCTTTAATGATTATAGTAAAATTGTGGCAGAGCCGGTTATAAATGATGAAAACCTAGCTAAAGAAGTTAAGAAAAGTCTAAAAAGCCTATATGAAGATGCTTTGATAGCAAGCCCAAAACTTTGGATTTCAGAATCCTTTTATGGATATTCCAAACTTTGCCCAAGTATTTTTATAAATTTCGGAACTAGAAATGAGGCGGAAGGGAAGGCTTCTGACCTTCACACAGCAAAGTTTGACCTAGATGAGAGGGGAATTGATTACGGCCTAGGCCTTGCAATTAAGTTTGCTATAGATTTTTTGAAAGAGAGCGATAAATGA